The following DNA comes from Paraburkholderia sp. PGU19.
TTCAGCATGCGAGTAAATGGGGAACTGGCTGCACAGGTCTCTCACGCGGCTACGGACCGCGCGCTCCACCTGTTCGTCGCCCGCCGGTTCGTGTTCCAGCGCGGACAATACTTCCAGAATCATCTGGCCGATCTGCTCGAATTGCGCAGTGCCAAAACCGCGCGTCGTGCCTGCCGGCGTGCCGAGGCGAATGCCCGACGTGACTGTCGGGTTCTGCGTGTCGAACGGAATGCCGTTCTTGTTGCAGGTGATACCGGCCCGCTCCAGCGCCTTCTCCGCCTGCGTACCCGTCAGACCCTTCGAGCGCAGATCGACGAGCAGCAAATGGTTGTCGGTGCCGTCCGTCACGAGGCTCAGCCCGCCCGACTTGAGCACATTGCCGAGCGCCTGGGCGTTACGCAGCACATGGTCGATATACGCGGTGAACTCCGGCCGCAGCGCTTCACCGAACGCGACCGCCTTGCCCGCGATGACATGCATCAGCGGTCCGCCCTGCAAGCCGGGGAAAACGGCCGAGTTGATCTTCTTCGCGATGTCGCCGTTGTTGGTCAGGATGAAGCCGCCACGCGGTCCGCGCAGCGTCTTGTGCGTCGTGGACGTCACGACATCGGCAAACCGGACCGGGTTCTCGTGCCGCCCCGCTGCAACGATACCGGCAATGTGCGCCATGTCGACCATCAACAGCGCGCCCACGCTATCGGCGATTTCGCGGAATGCGGCGAAGTCCAGCGCGCGCGGATAAGCCGAATAGCCCGCGATGATGAGCTTCGGCCGATTCTCTTCAGCCAGCCGGCGCACCTGCTCATAGTCGATGCGATACGTTTGCGGATTCACACCGTACTGGACCGCGTTGAACCACTTGCCCGACAGCGCGGGACGCGCGCCGTGCGTCAGGTGCCCGCCCGCATCGAGCGACATGCCCATCACGGTCTCGCCCGGCTTGACGAGCGCTAGCATCACCGCGCCGTTAGCCTGCGCGCCCGAGTGCGGCTGCACGTTGGCGAACTCGGCTTCGAACAGCGCTTTCACGCGGTCGATGGCGAGCGCCTCGATGCGGTCCACATGCTCGCAGCCGCCGTAGTAACGCTTCGACGGATAGCCTTCCGCGTACTTGTTGGTCAGCACGGTGCCTTGCGCTTCCATCACTGCCGCCGAGACGATGTTCTCGGAAGCAATCAGTTCGATCTGCGTTTGCTGGCGGCGCAACTCCAGCGCAATCTCCGATGCGATGACAGGGTCGCGGCTCTGGAGCGGTTCTGCAAAAAAGCGCGAGTTCTCGTTCACGTGGTTACTCCGGGAAAAATCGTGAAGCATGTAGTGCAAGACGGCGACAACCGGTTGATGCCATATGGAGTGCTGTGCGGCTTATTGCTGCAACCAGGCCTTCAGCTTTTCCGGATG
Coding sequences within:
- the glyA gene encoding serine hydroxymethyltransferase; this translates as MNENSRFFAEPLQSRDPVIASEIALELRRQQTQIELIASENIVSAAVMEAQGTVLTNKYAEGYPSKRYYGGCEHVDRIEALAIDRVKALFEAEFANVQPHSGAQANGAVMLALVKPGETVMGMSLDAGGHLTHGARPALSGKWFNAVQYGVNPQTYRIDYEQVRRLAEENRPKLIIAGYSAYPRALDFAAFREIADSVGALLMVDMAHIAGIVAAGRHENPVRFADVVTSTTHKTLRGPRGGFILTNNGDIAKKINSAVFPGLQGGPLMHVIAGKAVAFGEALRPEFTAYIDHVLRNAQALGNVLKSGGLSLVTDGTDNHLLLVDLRSKGLTGTQAEKALERAGITCNKNGIPFDTQNPTVTSGIRLGTPAGTTRGFGTAQFEQIGQMILEVLSALEHEPAGDEQVERAVRSRVRDLCSQFPIYSHAEALV